A window of Balearica regulorum gibbericeps isolate bBalReg1 chromosome Z, bBalReg1.pri, whole genome shotgun sequence contains these coding sequences:
- the ACTL7B gene encoding actin-like protein 7B, whose product MQETKAVVIDIGTSSFKCGFAGDAWPSCIFSSTVGKPIRETGSNQKETFVGRQLQNSSVPLTLINPIRRGIVVDWNCVQDTLKCIFQTEMKIQPEDNAVLVSVPPLCSITDKERYAEMMFEGFHIPAVHFAYQSRLSMYSYGKTSALVVESGHGASHVVPVYEGYVIRSITGRVDYAGLDVTCYLMKLLNDSGHVFTEQQLDIVQDLKEKCCYTSLDLTQDLSLPIQKEQMNYELPDGHLVTVGKERFLCAEALFKPALLGLQQPGLLQLTLACLKKCDADVNKKMVGNILLCGGSTMMEGFVDRFQMELARLCPSDNLITAASPQRKSSVWVGGSVLASLRSFQELWVYRSEYEECGSSCIFKKCF is encoded by the coding sequence ATGCAGGAAACTAAAGCAGTAGTCATAGACATTGGCACGAGTTCCTTCAAGTGTGGCTTTGCAGGGGATGCATGGCCTTCCTGCATTTTTTCATCTACAGTTGGTAAGCCTATACGGGAGACTGGGAGCAATCAGAAAGAAACCTTTGTTGGAAGACAGCTTCAGAATAGCAGCGTACCCTTAACACTCATCAACCCAATAAGACGTGGCATAGTGGTGGACTGGAACTGTGTCCAAGATACTTTGAAGTGTATTTTCCAGACTGAGATGAAGATTCAGCCAGAGGACAATGCTGTTCTAGTGTCAGTGCCTCCCCTGTGTTCCATCACTGACAAGGAGAGATATGCCGAGATGATGTTTGAAGGATTTCACATACCTGCCGTCCACTTTGCCTACCAGTCCCGTTTATCCATGTACTCTTACGGAAAAACCTCAGCTCTTGTGGTGGAAAGTGGCCATGGTGCTTCGCACGTGGTTCCCGTCTATGAAGGTTATGTGATACGTAGCATCACTGGGAGAGTAGATTATGCTGGCTTGGACGTCACATGTTATCTCATGAAGTTACTAAATGACTCTGGACACGTGTTCACAGAACAGCAGCTAGACATCGTACAAGATCTCAAAGAGAAGTGTTGTTACACTTCTCTGGACCTTACACAGGACTTGAGTTTGCCTAttcagaaagaacaaatgaatTATGAGCTGCCAGATGGACACCTTGTCACTGTCGGCAAGGAGAGATTCCTTTGTGCTGAAGCGCTCTTCAAACCAGCCTTACTTGGCTTACAGCAGCCAGGGCTCTTGCAGCTGACGCTTGCCTGTCTCAAGAAGTGTGATGCTGACGTCAACAAAAAAATGGTGGGGAACATCCTGCTGTGTGGGGGCAGCACTATGATGGAGGGCTTTGTCGACCGCTTCCAGATGGAACTGGCCAGGCTGTGCCCCAGTGATAACCTCATCACAGCTGCATCCCCTCAAAGAAAGTCTTCTGTTTGGGTTGGTGGGTCTGTTCTGGCCTCACTCCGCTCTTTCCAGGAGCTCTGGGTTTACAGGAGTGAATATGAAGAATGTGGTTCTTCCTGCATTTTTAAGAAGTGCTTCTGA